GCCCATTATTTTTAAACCGTCTGTCGTTAGGTGTATCTCCACTATTATCATATACATACGGTCTACTTCTATTTACCAGACCGGCAGTTATGGAGTATAAAGCAGCCGTAGTGGCTAAGCTTTCTATATATAGCCCCAAATATTGTCCTGTGTAGTCGTTAATTTCATCGTCTATTAGGAGTGCGAATGGTGCTGCAAAAGACAGCGCAAAAGGAATGTCGCTTATGGAGTTTGCGCTTTTATTGTGTTTTCCTGCCACCCATTGATCTAAAAAATTTAATTTATCGATTTTTTTCTGGAGTGATTCTTCATTCAAATATTGCTCACGTTCGGCCAGGGGCATATCGTCTTTATTTTGAATTAAAATTAAACCATATGCGCTGGCTCCCAAAGCAGCACCCGTCCAAATACCATCGCGAACCCATTTCCATTCATAGGGCGAGCCGTTTTTTTGATCGTCTATAGCAAAATTTATTTTATCCTGAAAGTTACTTTCGGGTGCAGCGCTGGGCAATTTAAACATAAACGCATTTGAATTGCCTATTGCCAATTTTTGGGAATACGTGTTATTGTTTTTTATAGAAATTGATGAATTTTGAAAGGATTGCTGCGCATAAAAATTGATGCCGGCAAAAAACGCAAATAGTAGAGTGATTTTTTTCATATAACCATAAAGATATGGTTTTGGCCAACTGCGCAAATTTCATTTAACGTTTAATTAAAGAGAATTTATAGTTCCTTTTGGAAATTTTTTTATTCGTACAACCGTAATCTTTTCTGAAGTGAATTCATTTCTTTTTCCATCTTCCTCATACGTTTTAGCATTTGTTTAATGGCGTCTAATCCTTCAAAATTAATTCCTAAATCGTGATGTAGCCGAAACATTCGTTCAATTTCCGAAATATCCTTTTCATCTATAAAAAGGTCGTTTTGTTTCTCTTCAAAAGCAATAAGTCCAAAATCGTGAAGCCTTTCAATAAAGGTATTTTCAATTTGTGAAACTTTGCAGTAGTGACTTACCAATATGTATTTTTCTCGTGCCATTATCTCAGTTTTGAAAGTTCAGTAAACAGTGCTTTTTCTTTTTCCGACAGATTTTTTGGAAGCTCTATTTTGTAAGTAACATACAAATCGCCGTGTTGATTTTCCTTTTTGTACTTCGGTAAGCCTTTGCCTTTCAGTTTAACCTTGGTATCGTTTTGGGTCTCGGGTTTTACTTTTAGCTTAACTTTACCAGAAAGGGTTTCAATTGTAATTTCGCCGCCTAAAATTGCAGTGTACAGCGAAATATTTTCGGTGGCATACAAATCGCTTTCCAATCTTTTGAAACGCGTATTGTTGAAAATTTCAAAAGTAATTAGCAAATCGCCTTTTGGGCCGCCCTGCATTCCTTCGCCGCCGTAACCTTTAATTTTTATGGTTTGCCCGTCTTCAACGCCTGCCGGAATTGTTAATCTAATTTTTTTATCTCCAATGCTGATAGTTTGCTTTTGACTTTCCAAGATATCGGTCAAATTCAATCGAAGCGTTGCGGCTAAATCTTGCCCTTTAAACTGTGCAGATTGCCTGCGGCCGCCACCAGTAAATCCACCTCCGCCAAACATAGATTCAAAAAAATCTGAAAACTGACTTTCGTCAAAACCTTGCCCGCCGCCGGAGTAGGTTCGTTGCCCACCAAATCCGTCGCCGAATCCTTGCGAGCCTTGTTTACGCTTGGCTTCTTCAAATGCATCGGCGTGTTGCCAATCCTTTCCGTATTGGTCGTATTTTTTACGTTTTTCGGGGTCGCTCAAAACTTCATTTGCTTCATTTATCTGTTGAAATTTTTCCTGCGACGCTTTGTCGTTGGGATTTAAATCGGGATGATGTTTTCTGGCAAGTTTGCGGTACGCCTTTTTAATATCGGCCGCAGTCGCATTTTTATCCAACCCGAGAACTTTATAGTAATCTATGAATTCCATTGAAGTTTTTATTTGTGCTATGAAATTATAAAAAGAAATTTACCTATTCAATTTCCAACCATATTCTTCACAAAAGTTTAGCAATCATACTAGCTAAACTCTCCGCAAAAGCTATTTTTCCAAACAAAATATTTCAATCTTGCTTTTGTGGAAAACTAATTGTATTTTATTCAGAATAGCACGGATATTTGCACAATTGGAGCAAAAACCAAATTACTAACAATTAATATTGTTTTATTGTTAATTACTTTCCGAAGTATTGGTTTCACAAGTGCTCACGTATATTTATATTAGCCACCCTACACCAAATCTTATGTCTGAAACACAATATACCGAAGATAACATTCGCTCGCTAGACTGGAAAGAACACATCCGGATGCGTCCGGGGATGTATATTGGAAAGCTCGGCGATGGTTCGTCGCCCGATGACGGTATTTATATTCTTCTAAAAGAAGTGATAGACAACTGTATTGACGAGTTTGTAATGGGCG
This region of Aequorivita marisscotiae genomic DNA includes:
- a CDS encoding phosphatase PAP2 family protein, whose amino-acid sequence is MKKITLLFAFFAGINFYAQQSFQNSSISIKNNNTYSQKLAIGNSNAFMFKLPSAAPESNFQDKINFAIDDQKNGSPYEWKWVRDGIWTGAALGASAYGLILIQNKDDMPLAEREQYLNEESLQKKIDKLNFLDQWVAGKHNKSANSISDIPFALSFAAPFALLIDDEINDYTGQYLGLYIESLATTAALYSITAGLVNRSRPYVYDNSGDTPNDRRFKNNGQRSFYSGHVAATATATFFAAKAYSDFNPDGDGKVLIWTGAAALPAAVGVLRMEAGQHFLTDVLLGYVLGAGTGILVPELHKKKMDNIDIYPSSGTSFNGDSYNGMAFRYSF
- a CDS encoding chaperone modulator CbpM; translated protein: MAREKYILVSHYCKVSQIENTFIERLHDFGLIAFEEKQNDLFIDEKDISEIERMFRLHHDLGINFEGLDAIKQMLKRMRKMEKEMNSLQKRLRLYE
- a CDS encoding J domain-containing protein, whose translation is MEFIDYYKVLGLDKNATAADIKKAYRKLARKHHPDLNPNDKASQEKFQQINEANEVLSDPEKRKKYDQYGKDWQHADAFEEAKRKQGSQGFGDGFGGQRTYSGGGQGFDESQFSDFFESMFGGGGFTGGGRRQSAQFKGQDLAATLRLNLTDILESQKQTISIGDKKIRLTIPAGVEDGQTIKIKGYGGEGMQGGPKGDLLITFEIFNNTRFKRLESDLYATENISLYTAILGGEITIETLSGKVKLKVKPETQNDTKVKLKGKGLPKYKKENQHGDLYVTYKIELPKNLSEKEKALFTELSKLR